From Homo sapiens chromosome 6, GRCh38.p14 Primary Assembly, the proteins below share one genomic window:
- the LOC124901235 gene encoding uncharacterized protein LOC124901235, with product MLQVDPLVVRGARRALSLPTRASEAPAQQTSSLSIKGAGTCSSRWARGPPYFRDYEGQPSGDQLCCASSGQGWSQDPGACVTKQPALASLGLSGGCVPASLRGHFLPLQEPQPLPTSFSSQTQVHLHPALHLGNSEEWEAGPGTPSSVPGPQPQAPLGSHGPCYSLWAWHLYSLFSKPSLSPCHPTCVCSPGRDLALTSLPAGISHPSHVSVLSCLFLVLILGSEVMDLSVPVLSAFPAVQRGVWLFIRVHLFPCIPGWRSSPFPSWTFKARFFRFFPGLRARSVESYCDFSEALFHKTVGCVKGA from the exons ATGCTCCAGGTGGACCCCCTGGTTGTGAGGGGTGCCCGGCGAGCTCTGAGCCTGCCCACCAGGGCCAGTGAAG CTCCAGCCCAGCAGACATCCAGTCTCTCCATAAAAGGAGCTGGCACCTGCTCCTCACGATGGGCACGTGGCCCCCCCTATTTCAGAGACTATGAAG GGCAGCCGTCGGGTGACCAGCTTTGCTGTGCCAGCAGTGGTCAGGGCTGGTCCCAGGACCCAGGAGCCTGTGTCACCAAGCAGCCGGCCCTAGCCAGCCTGGGACTTTCTGGAGGATGTGTGCCAGCATCTCTCAGAGGACACTTTCTTCCTCTCCAGGAGCCTCAGCCCCTTCCCACTTCCTTCAGCTCCCAGACTCAGGTCCACCTCCACCCTGCTCTGCACCTGGGGAACAGCGAGGAGTGGGAGGCTGGGCCGGGCACCCCCAGCTCCGTTCCTGGGCCCCAGCCCCAAGCACCGCTTGGCTCCCATGGCCCTTGCTACTCACTCTGGGCCTGGCACCTCTACAGCCTCTTTTCCAagccctccctcagcccctgccaCCCGACGTGTGTCTGCTCCCCAGGACGGGACTTGGCTCTCACTTCTCTGCCTGCCGGCATCTCCCACCCTTCCCATGTCTCCGTCCTGAGCTGCCTCTTTCTCGTGCTCATCCTGGGCAGTGAGGTCATGGACCTGAGTGTGCCTGTCCTTTCTGCATTCCCTGCGGTGCAGCGCGGTGTGTGGCTTTTTATCCGAGTGCACCTGTTCCCCTGCATTCCTGGGTGGCgttcttctcctttcccttcttggACCTTCAAAGCACGATTCTTCAGGTTCTTTCCAGGTCTTCGGGCCAGATCTGTGGAATCGTACTGTGATTTCTCAGAAGCTTTGTTTCATAAGACTGTTGGTTGTGTTAAAGGAGCATGA